A genome region from Gossypium hirsutum isolate 1008001.06 chromosome A04, Gossypium_hirsutum_v2.1, whole genome shotgun sequence includes the following:
- the LOC107947741 gene encoding uncharacterized protein, protein MEMVWVVVVEHRTEMLVILRRGSQPALVYTARRREDGDTINVIKDLMELPFGEFDLILGMVWLVKHQVNLDCAAKPVVLKIEKGDEVVVIGEHRNYLSNVIYALKAEKLVCKGCEAYLAYISVFDFEVPSIKDIKTVKDFFDVFPHELPGLPPYYEVEFGIKLLPSIAPVSIAPYRMALKELLELKA, encoded by the exons ATGGAAATGGTATGGGTCGTAGTCGTGGAGCATCGGACAGAGatgctggtcatactgaggcgaggcagccagccAGCACTAGTTTATACTGCACGTCGCCGAGAGGATGGAGACACCATAAATGTTATTAAAG ATTTAATGGAACTCCCTTTTGGAGAATTCGACTTAATATTAGGCATGGTATGGCTAGTTAAGCATCAGGTGAATTTAGACTGTGCTGCAAAGCCGGTGGTACTGAAAATTGAAAAGGGTGATgaggtagttgtgattggggaGCATCGGAATTATCTGTCAAATGTGATTTATGCACTTAAAGCTGAGAAGTTGGTTTGCAAGGGTTGTGAGGCATATCTAGCCTATATCAGTGTTTTTGATTTTGAGGTTCCTTCTATTAAAGATATCAAAACGGTTAAGGATTTTTTTGATGTTTTTCCCCATGAACTGCCTGGGTTACCACCCTACTacgaagttgagtttgggataaaGCTCTTGCCTAGtatagctccggtgtctatcgccccttatagaatggcactgaaggagcttcTGGAGCTTAAAGCTTAG